From Methanoculleus oceani, a single genomic window includes:
- the tfrA gene encoding fumarate reductase (CoM/CoB) subunit TfrA gives MLVDEIVDAHVLVIGSGGAGVRAAVEASRYGGVVLVSKTIAGKGGCTTMAEGGFNAVLRDRDSVEVHREDTLKGGAYLNDPALVDALTREAPERMADLVRWGAVFDVTEDRQVAQRPFGGQRFPRTCYAGDRTGHEMIMTLLDRLDATDTHLYQEVSVVDLVKDENGAVAGAVALDRDGNPMLFRADATVLATGGGTQAYDISTNSAAGTGDGFAMAYRAGAELIDMEMVQFHPTGAVYPYDARGRLVTEAVRGEGGILLNARRERFMERYDPERMELSTRDVVARAIATEVLEGRGTNRGGVYLDVTHLPRERIETRLPVMLEQFLAFGVDIRREPMEVAPTAHHIMGGLRITPECRTTIPGLFACGEVTGGVHGANRLGGNALADTQVFGKRAGEFAGKAPERSGRIDPARVDEVTRMLDGFFEGVISPAEVRKDLKLTMWNQAGIFRNAPDLRTALGHVRRLADKRLCAASTANLLECCTIRNMCTTASLIVRCALLRPENRGAHVRLDAEVATDPATSPFSHTYVSLAHEGIERREVPA, from the coding sequence ATGCTTGTAGACGAGATTGTGGACGCGCACGTGCTGGTTATCGGAAGTGGCGGCGCCGGGGTACGGGCTGCCGTCGAGGCCTCCCGGTACGGCGGTGTGGTCCTGGTCTCCAAGACCATCGCCGGCAAGGGCGGGTGTACGACGATGGCGGAAGGCGGGTTTAACGCCGTGCTGCGCGACCGGGATTCCGTCGAGGTTCATCGTGAGGACACGCTGAAGGGCGGGGCATACCTCAACGACCCCGCTCTGGTGGACGCACTGACCCGTGAGGCCCCCGAACGGATGGCGGACCTCGTCCGGTGGGGTGCGGTCTTCGACGTGACGGAAGACCGACAGGTCGCGCAGCGGCCGTTCGGCGGGCAGCGGTTCCCCCGGACCTGCTACGCCGGGGACCGGACCGGCCACGAGATGATCATGACGCTCCTCGACCGGCTCGACGCGACCGATACACACCTCTACCAGGAGGTCTCGGTCGTCGACCTCGTAAAAGACGAGAACGGCGCCGTCGCCGGCGCCGTCGCTCTCGACCGGGACGGGAACCCCATGCTCTTCCGGGCCGACGCCACGGTGCTCGCGACCGGCGGAGGGACGCAGGCTTACGATATATCCACGAACTCCGCCGCCGGAACCGGGGACGGGTTCGCCATGGCCTACCGGGCGGGTGCGGAACTGATCGACATGGAGATGGTCCAGTTCCACCCGACCGGCGCGGTCTACCCCTACGACGCCCGCGGTCGCCTGGTGACGGAGGCGGTCCGGGGCGAGGGGGGTATCCTCTTAAACGCGCGGCGGGAGCGGTTCATGGAGCGCTACGACCCCGAGCGGATGGAACTCTCCACCCGGGACGTGGTTGCGAGAGCGATCGCGACCGAGGTGCTGGAGGGCCGGGGGACGAACCGCGGCGGGGTCTACCTGGACGTGACCCACCTCCCGAGAGAGAGGATCGAGACCCGGCTCCCGGTGATGCTCGAGCAGTTCCTCGCGTTCGGCGTGGATATCCGGCGGGAACCGATGGAGGTGGCGCCCACCGCCCACCACATCATGGGCGGGCTCCGGATCACCCCGGAGTGCCGGACGACCATCCCCGGCCTCTTCGCCTGCGGGGAGGTGACCGGGGGGGTGCACGGCGCAAACCGCCTCGGCGGGAATGCCCTCGCGGATACGCAGGTCTTCGGGAAGCGCGCCGGGGAGTTCGCCGGGAAGGCACCGGAACGGAGCGGCCGGATCGATCCCGCCCGGGTCGATGAGGTAACCCGGATGCTCGATGGGTTCTTCGAGGGAGTAATAAGCCCTGCAGAGGTCAGGAAGGACCTGAAACTCACGATGTGGAACCAGGCCGGGATCTTCCGGAACGCCCCCGACCTCCGGACGGCGCTCGGGCACGTCCGGCGACTGGCGGACAAGCGGCTCTGCGCTGCCTCGACCGCGAACCTTCTCGAGTGCTGCACGATCCGGAACATGTGCACTACGGCGTCCCTGATCGTCAGGTGCGCTCTACTGCGGCCCGAGAACCGGGGGGCTCACGTCCGGCTGGACGCTGAGGTCGCGACGGACCCGGCGACTTCGCCGTTTTCCCACACCTACGTCTCGCTCGCGCATGAAGGGATCGAGCGGCGGGAGGTGCCGGCATGA
- a CDS encoding aspartate kinase has protein sequence MKFGGTSVGEADCIRRVADIVESHRAADDEVAVVVSACSGITDQIIAVADEVITSKEQPPIGTLLSAMRTRHTRLLGETAPDYVDEVTAVIDDRLTRLQNILTAVHTLKELTPRSRDYIISFGERLSAPIVSAALRQRGISSVVLDGAEAGIVTTANHGDARALPASETSIRSRVAPLLVDAVPVIMGFMGATEQGVITTLGRSGSDYSAAVVGAGIDADEIWIWTDVDGVMTSDPRIIKDARVLDDISYLEVMELSFFGAKVLHPRSIEPAMQKDIPIRVKNSFKPEVPGTLVLRDKHQEKRVVKAIALIEKVALVNINGAQMVGRPGVAKTIFSALAEREVNVMMISQGSSEANISLIIDESHLDAAIGALNPIAKQGIVREVTYDRDVAAVAVVGAGMAGTPGTGGRIFSALGRASINTMMISQGSSEVNVSFVVTDGDGKRALQVLHDEFRLSENSDD, from the coding sequence ATGAAATTTGGCGGCACCTCCGTCGGTGAGGCAGACTGTATCCGGCGGGTCGCAGACATCGTGGAATCGCACCGTGCAGCAGATGACGAGGTCGCGGTAGTCGTATCAGCATGCTCGGGGATCACCGACCAGATCATCGCGGTGGCCGATGAGGTCATAACGAGCAAGGAGCAACCCCCGATCGGGACGCTTCTGTCGGCGATGCGGACCCGGCACACCCGGCTCCTCGGCGAGACGGCTCCCGACTACGTCGACGAGGTGACGGCGGTCATCGACGACCGGCTCACCCGACTGCAGAACATCCTCACCGCGGTGCATACCCTCAAGGAGCTGACTCCCCGGTCCCGCGACTACATCATCTCCTTCGGAGAGCGGCTCTCCGCCCCGATCGTGAGCGCCGCCCTCCGGCAGCGTGGCATCTCCTCGGTCGTCCTCGACGGCGCCGAGGCCGGGATCGTCACGACGGCGAACCACGGGGACGCTCGCGCCCTCCCCGCGAGCGAGACGAGCATCCGGAGCCGGGTCGCCCCGCTGCTCGTCGATGCCGTCCCGGTTATCATGGGCTTTATGGGAGCGACCGAGCAGGGCGTCATCACCACGCTCGGGCGGAGCGGTTCCGACTACTCGGCCGCCGTCGTCGGCGCCGGGATCGATGCCGACGAGATCTGGATCTGGACCGATGTCGACGGGGTGATGACCTCCGATCCCCGGATCATCAAGGATGCTCGGGTCCTCGACGACATCTCCTACCTCGAGGTGATGGAACTCTCCTTCTTCGGTGCAAAGGTCCTCCACCCGCGTTCGATCGAACCCGCGATGCAGAAGGACATCCCGATCCGGGTCAAGAACTCTTTTAAGCCCGAAGTCCCCGGCACCCTCGTCCTTCGCGACAAGCACCAGGAGAAGCGGGTGGTCAAGGCCATCGCCCTGATCGAGAAGGTGGCGCTGGTCAACATCAACGGCGCCCAGATGGTCGGCCGCCCCGGCGTGGCGAAGACGATCTTCTCCGCGCTTGCCGAGCGGGAGGTGAACGTCATGATGATCTCGCAGGGCTCAAGCGAGGCCAACATCTCTCTCATCATCGACGAGTCTCACCTGGACGCCGCCATCGGGGCCCTCAACCCGATAGCGAAGCAGGGTATCGTGCGAGAGGTCACCTACGACCGGGACGTCGCCGCGGTCGCCGTCGTGGGTGCGGGGATGGCCGGCACCCCGGGGACGGGGGGCCGGATCTTCTCCGCGCTCGGCCGGGCCTCTATCAACACCATGATGATCTCGCAGGGCTCAAGCGAGGTGAACGTCTCGTTCGTCGTGACAGACGGGGACGGCAAACGTGCCCTGCAGGTACTGCACGACGAATTCCGTCTCTCGGAGAACTCAGATGACTGA
- the purM gene encoding phosphoribosylformylglycinamidine cyclo-ligase produces the protein MTEEEHTYRKAGVDIDLEARAVRALIDGLTYRRTGAFPMLGKVGHFAGLIDCGPYVLALAVDGVGTKMLVADALRDWSTVGIDCIAMNVNDLYVMNLEPVAFVDYIATDALSPEKMAQIGEGLNEGARLANMNIVGGETATLKGLVNGLDLAGTCLGVQKKEKVVTGEGIVPGDLIVGVPSSGVHSNGLTLARKVVEDCGSYDTRLSNGKTLGEELLTPTRIYHEVLRVTEVCTVHGMCHVTGGGLLNFQRLTEYGFSITDPLAVPVIFRWLQETGGISEMEMYRTFNMGMGYAFVAPAESVAAIQAVIPDARVVGEVTEEPGVRLRGATVR, from the coding sequence ATGACTGAAGAAGAACATACCTACCGCAAAGCCGGGGTCGATATCGACCTCGAGGCCCGGGCGGTCCGGGCGCTGATCGACGGCCTCACCTACCGGAGGACCGGCGCGTTCCCGATGCTCGGGAAGGTCGGCCACTTTGCCGGGCTGATCGACTGCGGGCCGTACGTTCTCGCGCTCGCGGTCGACGGCGTCGGCACCAAGATGCTCGTCGCGGACGCGCTTCGTGACTGGAGCACCGTCGGGATCGACTGCATCGCGATGAACGTCAACGACCTCTACGTGATGAACCTCGAACCGGTGGCGTTCGTCGATTACATTGCGACCGACGCGCTCTCGCCCGAGAAGATGGCCCAGATCGGCGAAGGGTTGAACGAGGGGGCGAGGCTTGCGAACATGAACATCGTCGGCGGCGAGACCGCGACCCTCAAGGGGCTCGTGAACGGCCTCGACCTCGCGGGAACCTGCCTCGGGGTCCAGAAGAAGGAGAAGGTCGTCACCGGCGAGGGGATCGTCCCCGGCGACCTGATCGTCGGGGTCCCCTCGAGCGGCGTCCATAGCAACGGCTTAACGCTCGCCCGCAAGGTCGTCGAGGACTGCGGATCCTACGATACCCGTCTCTCGAACGGCAAGACCCTCGGCGAAGAACTCCTGACGCCGACCAGGATCTACCACGAGGTGCTCCGGGTGACGGAGGTCTGCACCGTCCACGGGATGTGTCACGTCACCGGCGGGGGCCTCCTGAACTTCCAGCGGCTCACGGAGTACGGGTTCTCCATCACCGATCCCCTCGCCGTCCCCGTCATCTTCCGCTGGCTGCAGGAGACCGGCGGGATCAGCGAGATGGAGATGTACCGCACCTTCAACATGGGCATGGGCTACGCTTTCGTCGCCCCGGCCGAAAGCGTGGCCGCAATTCAGGCGGTCATCCCCGACGCCCGGGTGGTCGGCGAAGTGACGGAAGAACCCGGTGTGCGGTTGAGAGGTGCGACGGTTCGTTAG
- a CDS encoding ZPR1 zinc finger domain-containing protein: MRDSYQGTCPACGGEIRIVYHRLEIPHFSDLLLVAIACDACGYRHTDTIILGEGDPVRWTVRVEEPDDLAIRVARSTTGTIEIPELGLKVEPGTACEGFVTNIEGVLSRFEQALETILANPESDDERTAALRMQETIGAAREVAFPFTVILEDPAGNSALVSEKAEKMLLDREET, translated from the coding sequence GTGCGGGATTCCTATCAGGGAACCTGCCCCGCGTGCGGGGGCGAGATCCGGATCGTTTATCACCGCCTGGAGATCCCCCACTTCTCCGACCTCCTGCTCGTCGCAATCGCCTGCGACGCATGCGGCTACCGGCATACCGACACCATCATCCTCGGGGAGGGCGACCCGGTCCGGTGGACGGTGCGGGTCGAGGAGCCCGACGACCTCGCCATCCGGGTGGCGCGGAGCACGACGGGGACGATCGAGATCCCGGAACTCGGGCTGAAGGTCGAGCCCGGCACCGCCTGCGAAGGGTTCGTCACCAACATCGAGGGAGTCCTCTCCCGCTTCGAGCAGGCGTTGGAGACGATCCTCGCGAACCCCGAGAGCGACGACGAGCGGACGGCCGCACTCCGGATGCAGGAGACGATCGGCGCTGCACGGGAGGTGGCCTTCCCATTCACGGTGATCCTCGAGGACCCCGCCGGGAACAGCGCGCTTGTCAGTGAAAAAGCCGAAAAGATGCTCCTTGATCGGGAAGAAACCTGA
- a CDS encoding cell division protein SepF — protein sequence MVKKLFDSILGKSPAKNEEDYMELDLASYEGSNEEAPASMYIKIATIADLKDTPRVKDEVYNGNIVIVDIGRLKMDKVTFERVLKDLRDVAKDVNGDIVGLGEQKYVLITPMSVKVSREKIGGGI from the coding sequence ATGGTTAAAAAGCTCTTTGACAGCATCCTCGGTAAAAGTCCCGCAAAAAATGAAGAGGACTACATGGAACTCGACCTCGCTTCCTACGAGGGATCGAACGAAGAAGCACCGGCATCCATGTACATCAAGATCGCCACCATCGCCGACCTCAAAGACACCCCCCGCGTCAAAGACGAGGTCTACAACGGCAACATCGTCATCGTCGATATCGGGCGGCTGAAGATGGACAAAGTGACGTTCGAGCGGGTCTTAAAGGATCTCCGCGACGTGGCAAAGGACGTGAACGGCGACATCGTCGGCCTCGGGGAGCAGAAATACGTCCTCATCACGCCCATGTCCGTCAAGGTCTCCCGCGAGAAGATCGGCGGTGGCATCTAG
- a CDS encoding RNA-binding protein gives MPKITVKKRHVIRKSQIADLLGQLADEIGASADLFRSDRIERVETDASVGIYLVDKKPLLIASGDWAFPSLRGLIEHPIPERRVVVDAGAVRFVANGADAMRPGIVSISPDIRAGHPVQVVEERYGKPLAIGIALFDAADMERQEKGKSVKSVHYVGDDIWNLEI, from the coding sequence ATGCCAAAGATCACCGTAAAAAAACGTCACGTCATCCGGAAGTCACAGATCGCCGATCTCCTGGGTCAGCTTGCCGACGAGATCGGAGCGTCGGCCGACCTCTTTCGATCCGACCGGATCGAGCGGGTGGAGACGGATGCTTCCGTCGGGATCTACCTCGTCGATAAAAAGCCGCTCCTGATAGCCTCCGGGGACTGGGCCTTTCCCAGCCTGCGGGGCCTCATCGAGCACCCGATCCCCGAGCGGCGGGTGGTGGTCGACGCCGGTGCGGTCAGGTTCGTCGCCAACGGCGCGGATGCCATGCGCCCCGGGATCGTCTCGATCTCGCCGGATATCCGGGCGGGACACCCCGTACAGGTCGTCGAGGAGCGTTATGGCAAACCGCTCGCAATCGGGATTGCGCTCTTCGATGCCGCCGATATGGAGCGGCAGGAGAAGGGCAAGTCGGTCAAAAGCGTCCACTATGTCGGGGACGATATCTGGAATCTTGAGATATAA
- a CDS encoding LSM domain-containing protein, whose protein sequence is MTPRPLDILDQVLNRQPVIISLKGGREIRGILQGYDVHMNLVLDKAEEEVDGAAQKLGTLIVRGDNVIYITPSVE, encoded by the coding sequence ATGACGCCAAGACCGTTGGATATTTTAGATCAGGTACTGAATCGTCAGCCCGTCATCATCAGCCTGAAAGGTGGGAGGGAGATCCGGGGGATCCTCCAGGGATACGACGTTCACATGAATCTGGTATTGGATAAGGCAGAAGAAGAAGTGGACGGCGCGGCGCAGAAACTCGGCACGTTGATCGTCCGCGGTGACAATGTGATCTACATTACCCCTTCAGTTGAATAA
- a CDS encoding 50S ribosomal protein L37e translates to MSKGTPSMGKRQKRTHIACRRCGKISFHAQHKVCAACGFGRSRRIRSYRWTEKKAKVPTH, encoded by the coding sequence ATGTCAAAAGGCACACCCTCAATGGGCAAGCGGCAGAAGCGCACCCACATCGCCTGCAGGCGTTGCGGCAAGATCTCGTTCCACGCACAGCACAAGGTCTGTGCGGCCTGTGGCTTTGGCAGAAGCCGGAGAATCCGCAGTTACCGCTGGACAGAGAAGAAAGCAAAGGTACCGACGCATTAG
- the purF gene encoding amidophosphoribosyltransferase, translated as MCGIVGIVDAGGVSFPLYYALYALQHRGQESAGISTFEGTTLYTHKDQGLVAEVFNSHTLQELRGNAGIGHVRYPTTGSKVPENVQPFNFRYRGLDLSIAHNGNLVNTDELREEYERRGQIFCTTTDTEIIGNIIADALRTSKSMEDAVRLCMRRLRGSYATVALLNDTIYAFRDPLGIKPLCIGRLDHGYIVASESVAIDALDGTFIRDVLPGELIRIDANGLSSVQVATANRRAHCIFEYIYFARADSVMDGTLVYDVRRRIGQKLYDANPVEADTVCPVPDSGIAYAAGYAERSGIPFVEGLMKNRYMGRTFIMPTQQQRERAVRIKLNTVRGNLKDKRVVLIDDSIVRGTTSRRIVNMIRDAGTEEIHLRVGSPPIVAPCYLGVDMPTRAELIASGKEIEAVRASIGATSLTYIPLEDLVEAIGCGERNLCIGCLTGCYPVDINGEKSCHSIVDYVAGTHQSDLSTFRTGKERT; from the coding sequence ATGTGTGGTATCGTTGGCATCGTCGATGCTGGCGGTGTCTCGTTTCCGTTGTATTATGCCCTGTACGCTCTCCAGCACAGGGGGCAGGAGAGCGCAGGGATCTCTACTTTTGAAGGCACGACCCTGTACACGCATAAGGACCAGGGGCTCGTTGCCGAGGTGTTTAACAGCCACACCCTGCAGGAACTGCGGGGCAACGCCGGAATCGGACACGTCCGCTACCCGACGACCGGGTCGAAGGTCCCGGAGAACGTTCAGCCGTTCAACTTCAGGTACCGGGGGCTCGACCTCTCTATCGCCCATAACGGCAACCTGGTCAACACGGACGAACTCCGGGAGGAGTACGAGCGCCGGGGGCAGATCTTCTGCACTACGACCGATACCGAGATTATCGGGAACATCATCGCCGATGCGCTCCGGACCTCAAAGAGCATGGAGGATGCCGTCCGGCTCTGCATGCGGCGGCTGCGGGGTTCTTACGCCACCGTCGCGCTCTTGAACGATACCATCTATGCCTTCCGCGACCCGCTCGGCATCAAACCGCTCTGCATCGGGAGGCTCGACCACGGCTACATCGTCGCATCGGAGAGCGTGGCGATCGATGCACTGGACGGCACGTTCATCCGGGACGTGCTGCCGGGAGAACTCATCCGTATCGATGCAAACGGGCTCTCGTCCGTCCAGGTCGCGACCGCGAACAGGAGGGCGCACTGCATCTTCGAGTACATCTACTTCGCACGCGCCGACTCGGTCATGGACGGGACGCTGGTCTATGACGTGCGGCGCCGGATCGGGCAGAAACTCTATGATGCGAACCCCGTCGAAGCGGATACGGTCTGTCCGGTCCCCGACTCCGGCATCGCGTACGCCGCCGGTTACGCCGAGCGGTCCGGGATCCCGTTCGTCGAGGGGCTGATGAAGAACCGCTACATGGGCCGGACGTTCATCATGCCGACCCAGCAGCAGCGGGAGCGGGCGGTCCGGATCAAACTCAACACCGTCAGGGGAAACCTCAAAGACAAAAGGGTGGTCCTCATCGACGATAGCATCGTCCGGGGGACGACGTCCCGCCGGATCGTGAACATGATCCGGGACGCGGGGACGGAAGAGATCCATCTCCGGGTCGGCTCCCCGCCGATCGTTGCCCCCTGCTACCTCGGGGTAGATATGCCCACCCGCGCGGAACTGATCGCGAGCGGCAAAGAGATCGAGGCGGTGCGGGCGAGCATCGGTGCGACGTCGCTCACCTACATCCCGCTCGAGGATCTGGTGGAGGCGATCGGGTGCGGTGAGCGGAACCTCTGTATCGGGTGCCTGACCGGGTGCTACCCGGTGGATATCAACGGGGAGAAGAGCTGCCACTCTATCGTGGACTACGTGGCCGGAACCCACCAGTCCGACCTCTCGACCTTCAGGACCGGGAAGGAACGGACTTGA
- a CDS encoding RNA-guided endonuclease InsQ/TnpB family protein has translation MRYVTRYRIYPSQKVAGRLFTGFARCSFVRNWCLENKMYRDSCLPKLKAEYPELKEVHSKVLQNVIQQIVHNLRALRKLKEKGRKVGKLRKKWVNSMIYEQTGFRLTGNRLWLSKIGEMRIELSRPVPGRIKQIVIKHTPAHRWFVAIISETPDIPEPTTGTRAVGIDLNLENFSTDTEGTVFPHPHNVRKAAQRLRRAQRKLSRAVDGGRNRRKQRIRVARIHELVENRRNDFLHKWSRHYVDNYDYIALEHLNIKPMVESLESKLRGRSKAILDAA, from the coding sequence ATGCGATACGTCACCAGATATCGGATCTACCCCTCGCAGAAGGTTGCCGGGCGGCTGTTCACCGGCTTTGCGAGATGCTCCTTTGTCCGGAACTGGTGTCTTGAGAACAAGATGTATCGGGACTCCTGTCTCCCGAAGTTGAAAGCCGAGTATCCTGAGCTGAAGGAGGTCCACAGCAAGGTTCTGCAGAACGTCATCCAGCAGATCGTCCACAACCTCCGTGCTCTCAGAAAACTGAAGGAAAAGGGGAGAAAGGTCGGCAAGCTCCGGAAGAAGTGGGTCAACTCGATGATCTACGAACAGACGGGGTTCCGGCTCACGGGCAACCGCCTCTGGCTGAGCAAGATCGGGGAGATGCGGATCGAGCTCAGCCGCCCGGTTCCTGGAAGGATCAAGCAGATCGTGATCAAGCATACTCCCGCTCACCGGTGGTTTGTGGCGATCATCTCCGAAACCCCCGATATCCCGGAACCGACGACCGGCACCCGGGCGGTCGGGATCGACCTGAACCTGGAGAACTTCTCTACCGACACCGAGGGCACGGTCTTCCCGCACCCGCACAACGTCAGGAAGGCCGCACAACGGCTCCGCCGGGCCCAGAGAAAGTTATCTCGGGCAGTGGACGGGGGCCGGAACCGCCGGAAACAGCGGATCCGGGTCGCTCGGATCCACGAGCTGGTCGAGAACCGGAGAAACGATTTCCTGCACAAGTGGAGCCGACACTATGTCGATAACTACGACTACATTGCTCTGGAACACCTCAACATCAAACCGATGGTCGAGTCTTTAGAGTCGAAGCTACGCGGCAGATCCAAAGCTATTCTCGATGCCGCGTAG
- the trxA gene encoding thioredoxin, producing the protein MEEKRPVDDDLQRLREERLRELEARIQGTTGGVIEVVDDTFRETLQKHPSLVVDVWAEWCGPCRMVAPAIEDLARDFSGRVTFGKCNVDQNPAMAGSFSITAIPTLLFFANGMLVDRAVGALPKEAIKARVMRAFDTG; encoded by the coding sequence ATGGAAGAAAAGAGGCCGGTGGACGACGACCTGCAGCGTCTCCGGGAAGAGCGCCTCCGGGAACTCGAAGCGCGGATCCAGGGCACCACGGGCGGTGTCATCGAGGTCGTCGACGACACGTTCCGGGAGACTCTACAAAAGCATCCTTCGCTGGTCGTCGACGTCTGGGCGGAATGGTGCGGTCCCTGCCGGATGGTGGCCCCGGCTATCGAGGACCTTGCGCGTGATTTCTCCGGCAGGGTGACCTTCGGCAAGTGCAACGTCGACCAGAACCCTGCCATGGCAGGGAGCTTCAGCATCACCGCGATACCGACGCTCCTGTTCTTCGCGAACGGCATGCTTGTCGACCGGGCGGTCGGTGCGCTCCCGAAAGAGGCCATCAAAGCAAGGGTCATGCGGGCCTTCGACACCGGTTAA
- a CDS encoding 4a-hydroxytetrahydrobiopterin dehydratase yields MDLSSEAISPDVADTAPLTRREIADLASEVPDWSIEGGRLCARFACKEFCDAVKFLREVAVFSARENHLPDIGIHEGRFVYVAWYTYAIGGLSRNDFIMAARLSGWLRSRQGADL; encoded by the coding sequence ATGGATCTTTCGTCTGAGGCGATCAGCCCGGATGTCGCGGATACGGCACCGCTGACCCGGCGGGAGATCGCCGACCTCGCATCGGAGGTCCCGGACTGGTCGATCGAAGGCGGGCGCCTCTGCGCCCGGTTCGCCTGCAAGGAGTTCTGTGACGCCGTGAAATTCCTCCGCGAGGTCGCCGTGTTCTCCGCGCGGGAGAACCATCTCCCGGATATCGGCATCCACGAAGGCAGGTTCGTGTATGTCGCCTGGTACACCTACGCCATCGGCGGGCTCTCCCGGAACGACTTTATCATGGCCGCACGGCTCTCCGGGTGGCTCAGGTCCCGGCAGGGGGCGGACCTTTAA
- a CDS encoding flavodoxin family protein, which translates to MTNGKVLLLCGSPRLEGNTALVLRECAKVLEREGIETETVLLAEMRILSCTACGLCTGGECALDDGLNEIIAKIREADGFIVGAPVYFGTARGDVMSALQRIGMVSMSSDSFLSRKVGGPIAVARRGGHTATLQEMLMFYLINDMIVPGSTYWNMVFGRAPGEALNDEEGMRTVRRFAANVAFLIGKLH; encoded by the coding sequence ATGACGAACGGAAAAGTATTGCTCCTCTGCGGGAGTCCCCGGCTCGAGGGGAACACCGCACTGGTGCTCAGGGAGTGTGCAAAGGTTCTCGAGCGCGAGGGTATTGAGACCGAGACCGTACTGCTTGCGGAGATGCGCATCCTCTCCTGCACCGCCTGCGGGCTCTGCACCGGGGGGGAGTGCGCCCTCGATGACGGCTTAAACGAGATCATCGCGAAGATCCGGGAGGCTGACGGGTTCATCGTCGGCGCCCCGGTCTACTTCGGGACTGCACGGGGCGACGTCATGTCGGCGCTGCAACGGATCGGGATGGTCTCGATGTCGTCGGACTCGTTCCTCTCCCGGAAGGTGGGCGGCCCGATCGCCGTGGCGCGGCGGGGCGGGCATACCGCCACGCTCCAGGAGATGCTGATGTTTTACCTGATCAACGACATGATCGTGCCGGGCTCGACCTACTGGAACATGGTCTTCGGGCGAGCGCCGGGAGAAGCCTTAAACGACGAAGAAGGGATGAGAACGGTCCGGCGGTTCGCCGCGAACGTGGCGTTCCTGATCGGGAAACTGCACTGA